A region of Arabidopsis thaliana chromosome 5, partial sequence DNA encodes the following proteins:
- a CDS encoding uncharacterized protein (unknown protein; FUNCTIONS IN: molecular_function unknown; INVOLVED IN: biological_process unknown; LOCATED IN: chloroplast; BEST Arabidopsis thaliana protein match is: unknown protein (TAIR:AT2G05185.1); Has 2 Blast hits to 2 proteins in 1 species: Archae - 0; Bacteria - 0; Metazoa - 0; Fungi - 0; Plants - 2; Viruses - 0; Other Eukaryotes - 0 (source: NCBI BLink).), whose product MCKSQIFPILLSGSTSKKYRISQHSSHSSDSSYSDASRPERCSGNLKARSFQGHKDHLLVPCWLMGNCFQSWLFAGLLPSGSVLVNWL is encoded by the exons ATGTGCAAATCCCAgatttttccaattttgttGAGTGGATCCACCTCGAAAAAATACCGTATAAGCCAACACTCCTCCCATTCCTCTGATTCTTCTTACTCTGATGCCTCCAG ACCTGAAAGATGTTCTGGAAACTTGAAAGCAAGATCTTTCCAAGGACATAAAGATCATCTTCTAGTTCCTTGCTGGTTGATGGGAAATTGCTTCCAAAGTTGGCTGTTTGCAGGTTTGTTACCTTCCGGCTCTGTCTTGGTAAATTGGCTATAA
- a CDS encoding F-box/RNI-like/FBD-like domains-containing protein (F-box/RNI-like/FBD-like domains-containing protein; CONTAINS InterPro DOMAIN/s: FBD (InterPro:IPR013596), F-box domain, cyclin-like (InterPro:IPR001810), F-box domain, Skp2-like (InterPro:IPR022364), FBD-like (InterPro:IPR006566), Leucine-rich repeat 2 (InterPro:IPR013101); BEST Arabidopsis thaliana protein match is: F-box/RNI-like/FBD-like domains-containing protein (TAIR:AT5G22730.1); Has 30201 Blast hits to 17322 proteins in 780 species: Archae - 12; Bacteria - 1396; Metazoa - 17338; Fungi - 3422; Plants - 5037; Viruses - 0; Other Eukaryotes - 2996 (source: NCBI BLink).): MEENIEKRICVEQLAIEDLISKLPEVLLSQILSYLPTKDIVRTSVLSKRWKSVWLLIPGLDLDSSEFPHYDTFVDFMNEFLFFSREENPCLHKLKLSIQKNENDPSCVTLWTDCVARGKLQHLDVEFGGRVMEREFWEMMPLSLYICKTLLHLRLYRVLLGNFDQSVDSLPSLKSMCLEENVYSNEASLESLISSCRVLEDLTIVKIDDNVRDRGNSGLVIDAPRLKYLTFNNDQSKSKTISNLGSLVKVTILGPIKISRVVGCTEQQMAHKFLTGISRVRYLIVSEDMMEVISSYLKEDSLPQFGNLSYLKASVWLSSFDFLDILPKLLESCPNLKSIVLETTCIVDRTKATVERRVSSVPECLLSSLEFVEIKNRISVDDGALEVARYFVENSVNLQKVVLRLASSFLRRGNQAVLKDILELPRRSSMCQIEVFNALNGHALCFRKNKITGRVFLDYFDVAESYYGAIVS; this comes from the exons ATGGAGGAAAATATAGAGAAAAGAATATGCGTCGAACAGCTTGCAATAGAGGATCTGATAAGCAAATTACCGGAGGTTTTGCTATCTCAGATACTCTCGTATCTTCCGACAAAGGATATTGTCAGGACAAGTGTTTTGTCCAAGAGGTGGAAAAGTGTCTGGCTTTTGATTCCCGGGTTGGATTTGGACTCTAGTGAGTTCCCACATTACGATACCTTTGTGGATTTTATGAACGAATTCCTATTTTTCTCTAGGGAAGAGAATCCATGCTTGCACAAGCTCAAGCTAAGTATTCAGAAGAATGAGAATGATCCGTCTTGTGTCACGCTATGGACAGACTGTGTGGCTAGGGGTAAACTTCAGCATCTTGATGTTGAGTTTGGTGGTCGCGTAATGGAGCGTGAGTTTTGGGAAATGATGCCCCTAAGCCTCTATATCTGTAAGACGCTCCTTCACTTGAGACTCTATCGGGTATTGTTGGGTAACTTTGATCAGTCTGTTGATTCTTTACCTAGTCTCAAGAGCATGTGTTtagaagaaaatgtatattcTAATGAGGCGAGTCTGGAGTCGCTTATCTCGTCTTGCCGCGTTCTCGAAGATTTGACCATTGTTAAGATAGATGATAACGTAAG aGATAGAGGGAACTCGGGACTTGTGATTGATGCCCCTAGACTCAAGTATTTGACTTTCAACAATGACCAATCGAAAAGTAAAACCATAAGCAATTTAGGTTCCTTAGTTAAGGTCACTATTCTTGGCCCCATAAAGATTTCAAGGGTAGTGGGCTGTACGGAGCAACAAATGGCCCATAAGTTTCTCACGGGCATCTCAAGAGTTAGGTATCTCATCGTCTCTGAAGATATGATGGAG GTCATCAGTTCCTACTTGAAAGAAGATTCATTGCCACAGTTTGGCAACTTGTCCTATTTGAAAGCAAGTGTTTGGTTATCATCCTTTGACTTCCTGGACATCCTGCCAAAGCTTCTTGAAAGCTGTCCGAATCTAAAATCCATCGTCTTG GAAACAACTTGTATAGTTGATCGTACGAAAGCTACGGTAGAAAGGAGAGTCTCGTCTGTGCCTGAGTGTTTGTTGTCATCGCTGGAGTTTGTAGAgataaaaaacagaatctcGGTAGATGATGGTGCATTGGAAGTTGCAAGGTACTTTGTAGAGAACTCTGTGAATCTACAGAAAGTTGTTCTGCGTTTGGCATCTTCCTTTCTAAGACGAGGAAATCAAGCTGTCTTGAAGGATATCCTTGAATTGCCGAGGCGATCTAGCATGTGTCAGATCGAAGTCTTTAATGCGCTAAACGGCCATGCTCTTTGTTTtcgcaaaaacaaaataaccgGCCGTGTTTTCTTAGACTATTTTGATGTTGCTGAATCCTATTATGGTGCCATTGTGAGTTAA
- a CDS encoding FBD / Leucine Rich Repeat domains containing protein produces the protein MPVSLYICETLLHLRLYRVSMGNFESVSLPHLKTLCLERNIYPNEASVESLISSCPVLEDLTILRINDNVKVLRVHSQSLTSFSVGYHPGDLIRKYNYYSEKVRENSGLVIDAPRLKYLTFNYERSKSKIMRNLSSLVKVNVLSSFDISSVAGCSEQQMAHNFFTGISRVRDLIISRDMMRLIFYYLKGNSLPQFCNLSYLKTNLSETSLAFLDIFTKLLESCPNLKSIALGLTCFLDDMVEMSVWSVPKCLLSSLEFVEIKNEHPPDDGVLKVARYFVENSVNLKKLALHLHFFFLEGNPAVLNDLLALPRRSSMCQIEVFNVQSGRSRGIF, from the exons ATGCCCGTAAGCCTTTATATCTGTGAGACGCTCCTTCACTTAAGACTCTATCGGGTATCGATGGGTAACTTTGAGTCTGTTTCTTTACCTCATCTTAAGACTTTGTGTTTAGAACGAAATATATATCCTAATGAGGCGAGTGTGGAGTCGCTTATCTCGTCTTGCCCCGTTCTTGAAGATTTGACCATTCTTAGGATAAATGATAATGTAAAGGTTTTACGAGTGCATTCTCAATCACTAACCAGTTTTAGTGTAGGATATCATCCTGGTGACTTAATTCGTAAGTACAATTATTATTCTGAAAAGGTTAGAGAGAACTCGGGGCTTGTGATTGATGCGCCTAGACTCAAGTATTTGACTTTCAACTACGAAAGATCGAAAAGTAAAATCATGAGAAATTTGAGTTCCTTAGTTAAGGTTAACGTTCTTAGCTCCTTTGATATTTCAAGTGTAGCTGGCTGTTCAGAGCAACAAATGGCCCATAATTTTTTCACCGGTATCTCGAGAGTTAGGGATCTGATCATCTCTCGGGATATGATGAGG TTAATCTTTTACTACTTGAAAGGAAACTCACTGCCACAGTTTTGCAACTTGTcttatttgaaaacaaacttaTCTGAAACATCCTTGGCATTCCTGGACATCTTTACAAAGCTTCTTGAAAGCTGTCCGAATCTAAAATCCATCGCCTTG ggtttaactTGTTTCCTTGACGACATGGTTGAAATGAGTGTCTGGTCCGTGCCTAAATGTTTGCTGTCATCGCTCGAATTTGTAGAGATAAAAAACGAACACCCACCTGATGATGGTGTACTGAAAGTTGCAAGGTACTTTGTAGAGAACTCTGTAAATCTCAAGAAACTTGCTCTACATttgcattttttctttctagaaGGAAATCCAGCTGTCTTAAACGATCTCCTTGCATTGCCGAGACGATCTAGCATGTGTCAGATCGAAGTTTTTAATGTGCAAAGTGGTCGTTCTCGTGGAATCTTTTGA
- a CDS encoding phosphoglycerate/bisphosphoglycerate mutase family protein (phosphoglycerate/bisphosphoglycerate mutase family protein; FUNCTIONS IN: catalytic activity; INVOLVED IN: metabolic process; LOCATED IN: chloroplast; EXPRESSED IN: 22 plant structures; EXPRESSED DURING: 13 growth stages; CONTAINS InterPro DOMAIN/s: Histidine phosphatase superfamily, clade-1 (InterPro:IPR013078), Phosphoglycerate/bisphosphoglycerate mutase, active site (InterPro:IPR001345); BEST Arabidopsis thaliana protein match is: Phosphoglycerate mutase family protein (TAIR:AT3G50520.1).) gives MISLPLTTPILPSRCLLHKTRRQNSTRRRLLIRSSSSLQDQFTVETTKRVVLVRHGQSTWNEEGRIQGSSDFSVLTKKGESQAEISRQMLIDDSFDVCFTSPLKRSKKTAEIIWGSRESEMIFDYDLREIDLYSFQGLLKKEGKEKFGEAFKQWQEDPANFIIDGHYPVRELWSRARSCWPGILAHESKSVLVVAHNAVNQALLATAIGLGTEYFRSLLQSNCGVSVLDFIPRADGGSPHVCLNRLNQTPNSPLAGGSSGGRKASKQIILVCHGQGNNESQKTAELLLDLRVSSIVCSPKTASIESSGVISRVQEAAGCLGVDNVPHYVKTKQMNELDVESVLRKSNKDNDVIASQLDEEAFSALWNRSEKAWESLLDELSDEKSNPGEIMVVVGPAMTHISLIAQCLNLTKEALGLFHLDAGSISVIDFPDGPSSKGVIRCTNYTAHLGRWSIPITKPA, from the exons atgatttctCTACCACTCACTACACCGATTTTACCCAGCCGGTGTCTTCTCCACAAAACCCGCCGGCAAAACTCGACTCGCCGCCGCTTATTGATTCGATCATCATCGAGCTTACAAGACCAATTCACCGTGGAGACGACGAAGCGAGTGGTTCTTGTGAGACATGGACAGAGCACGTGGAACGAAGAAGGGAGGATTCAAGGAAGCTCCGATTTCTCCGTTTTGACGAAGAAAGGCGAGTCTCAGGCTGAAATTTCTCGTCAGATGCTTATCGACGACTCCTTCGATGTCTGCTTCACCAG TCCATTGAAGAGATCAAAGAAAACAGCTGAAATCATATGGGGAAGTAGAGAAAGTGAGATGATTTTCGATTACGATCTCAGAGAAATCGATCTCTACTCTTTTCAA GGTCTACTTAAGaaagaagggaaagagaagTTTGGGGAAGCTTTTAAGCAATGGCAAGAAGATCCGGCGAACTTTATCATCGATGGTCATTATCCCGTAAGAGAGTTATGGTCACGTGCTAGAAGCTGTTGGCCTGGTATTCTTGCTCATGAGAGCAAGTCTGTTCTCGTTGTTGCTCATAATGCTGTTAATCAGGCTCTTCTGGCAACAGCAATTG GACTGGGAACAGAATATTTTAGGAGTTTGTTGCAGAGCAATTGTGGTGTAAGTGTATTGGACTTCATACCAAGAGCTGACGGTGGATCTCCTCACGTATGTCTTAATCGACTAAATCAG ACACCTAATTCGCCTCTAGCTGGTGGAAGTTCTGGTGGCCGGAAAGCTAGTAAGCAGATTATACTTGTCTGCCATGGTCAGGGGAATAATGAG TCACAGAAAACCGCAGAGCTTCTACTTGATCTAAGGGTTAGTTCAATAGTTTGCAGCCCTAAAACAGCCTCCATTGAGTCTTCTGGAGTAATATCCCGG GTGCAAGAAGCTGCGGGTTGTTTAGGTGTAGATAATGTGCCTCACTACGTGAAAACGAAACAAATGAATGAGCTTGATGTTGAGAGTGTTCTTCGCAAATCCAATAAG GACAATGATGTGATTGCAAGTCAATTAGACGAAGAAGCGTTTTCAGCTCTGTGGAACAGATCCGAGAAAGCATGGGAATCACTCTTAGACGAACTATCGGATGAGAAGTCAAACCCTGGAGAAATCATGGTGGTGGTTGGTCCTGCAATGACTCACATTTCACTCATAGCACAATGCCTTAACCTCACTAAAGAAGCGCTCGGGTTGTTTCACCTAGACGCAGGTAGCATCAGTGTCATAGATTTCCCGGATGGTCCTAGTAGCAAAGGAGTAATCCGTTGCACAAACTACACCGCTCATCTTGGAAGATGGTCCATCCCTATCACAAAACCCGCCTGA
- a CDS encoding uncharacterized protein (unknown protein; FUNCTIONS IN: molecular_function unknown; INVOLVED IN: biological_process unknown; LOCATED IN: chloroplast; BEST Arabidopsis thaliana protein match is: unknown protein (TAIR:AT2G05185.2).): MCKSQIFPILLSGSTSKKYRISQHSSHSSDSSYSDASRPERCSGNLKARSFQGHKDHLLVPCWLMGNCFQSWLFAVATPFML, encoded by the exons ATGTGCAAATCCCAgatttttccaattttgttGAGTGGATCCACCTCGAAAAAATACCGTATAAGCCAACACTCCTCCCATTCCTCTGATTCTTCTTACTCTGATGCCTCCAG ACCTGAAAGATGTTCTGGAAACTTGAAAGCAAGATCTTTCCAAGGACATAAAGATCATCTTCTAGTTCCTTGCTGGTTGATGGGAAATTGCTTCCAAAGTTGGCTGTTTGCAG TTGCCACTCCGTTTATGCTCTGA
- a CDS encoding phosphoglycerate/bisphosphoglycerate mutase family protein, translated as MISLPLTTPILPSRCLLHKTRRQNSTRRRLLIRSSSSLQDQFTVETTKRVVLVRHGQSTWNEEGRIQGSSDFSVLTKKGESQAEISRQMLIDDSFDVCFTSPLKRSKKTAEIIWGSRESEMIFDYDLREIDLYSFQGLLKKEGKEKFGEAFKQWQEDPANFIIDGHYPVRELWSRARSCWPGILAHESKSVLVVAHNAVNQALLATAIGLGTEYFRSLLQSNCGVSVLDFIPRADGGSPHVCLNRLNQTPNSPLAGGSSGGRKASKQIILVCHGQGNNEDSAVINQAANNDQAMNMLGVIHSQKTAELLLDLRVSSIVCSPKTASIESSGVISRVQEAAGCLGVDNVPHYVKTKQMNELDVESVLRKSNKDNDVIASQLDEEAFSALWNRSEKAWESLLDELSDEKSNPGEIMVVVGPAMTHISLIAQCLNLTKEALGLFHLDAGSISVIDFPDGPSSKGVIRCTNYTAHLGRWSIPITKPA; from the exons atgatttctCTACCACTCACTACACCGATTTTACCCAGCCGGTGTCTTCTCCACAAAACCCGCCGGCAAAACTCGACTCGCCGCCGCTTATTGATTCGATCATCATCGAGCTTACAAGACCAATTCACCGTGGAGACGACGAAGCGAGTGGTTCTTGTGAGACATGGACAGAGCACGTGGAACGAAGAAGGGAGGATTCAAGGAAGCTCCGATTTCTCCGTTTTGACGAAGAAAGGCGAGTCTCAGGCTGAAATTTCTCGTCAGATGCTTATCGACGACTCCTTCGATGTCTGCTTCACCAG TCCATTGAAGAGATCAAAGAAAACAGCTGAAATCATATGGGGAAGTAGAGAAAGTGAGATGATTTTCGATTACGATCTCAGAGAAATCGATCTCTACTCTTTTCAA GGTCTACTTAAGaaagaagggaaagagaagTTTGGGGAAGCTTTTAAGCAATGGCAAGAAGATCCGGCGAACTTTATCATCGATGGTCATTATCCCGTAAGAGAGTTATGGTCACGTGCTAGAAGCTGTTGGCCTGGTATTCTTGCTCATGAGAGCAAGTCTGTTCTCGTTGTTGCTCATAATGCTGTTAATCAGGCTCTTCTGGCAACAGCAATTG GACTGGGAACAGAATATTTTAGGAGTTTGTTGCAGAGCAATTGTGGTGTAAGTGTATTGGACTTCATACCAAGAGCTGACGGTGGATCTCCTCACGTATGTCTTAATCGACTAAATCAG ACACCTAATTCGCCTCTAGCTGGTGGAAGTTCTGGTGGCCGGAAAGCTAGTAAGCAGATTATACTTGTCTGCCATGGTCAGGGGAATAATGAG GATTCTGCTGTTATTAACCAAGCAGCTAATAATGATCAGGCAATGAACATGCTTGGTGTGATACAT TCACAGAAAACCGCAGAGCTTCTACTTGATCTAAGGGTTAGTTCAATAGTTTGCAGCCCTAAAACAGCCTCCATTGAGTCTTCTGGAGTAATATCCCGG GTGCAAGAAGCTGCGGGTTGTTTAGGTGTAGATAATGTGCCTCACTACGTGAAAACGAAACAAATGAATGAGCTTGATGTTGAGAGTGTTCTTCGCAAATCCAATAAG GACAATGATGTGATTGCAAGTCAATTAGACGAAGAAGCGTTTTCAGCTCTGTGGAACAGATCCGAGAAAGCATGGGAATCACTCTTAGACGAACTATCGGATGAGAAGTCAAACCCTGGAGAAATCATGGTGGTGGTTGGTCCTGCAATGACTCACATTTCACTCATAGCACAATGCCTTAACCTCACTAAAGAAGCGCTCGGGTTGTTTCACCTAGACGCAGGTAGCATCAGTGTCATAGATTTCCCGGATGGTCCTAGTAGCAAAGGAGTAATCCGTTGCACAAACTACACCGCTCATCTTGGAAGATGGTCCATCCCTATCACAAAACCCGCCTGA
- a CDS encoding uncharacterized protein (unknown protein; FUNCTIONS IN: molecular_function unknown; INVOLVED IN: biological_process unknown; LOCATED IN: chloroplast; BEST Arabidopsis thaliana protein match is: unknown protein (TAIR:AT2G05185.1).) has protein sequence MCKSQIFPILLSGSTSKKYRISQHSSHSSDSSYSDASRKQLYNLREPERCSGNLKARSFQGHKDHLLVPCWLMGNCFQSWLFAGLLPSGSVLVNWL, from the exons ATGTGCAAATCCCAgatttttccaattttgttGAGTGGATCCACCTCGAAAAAATACCGTATAAGCCAACACTCCTCCCATTCCTCTGATTCTTCTTACTCTGATGCCTCCAG AAAGCAGTTGTACAATTTACGAGA ACCTGAAAGATGTTCTGGAAACTTGAAAGCAAGATCTTTCCAAGGACATAAAGATCATCTTCTAGTTCCTTGCTGGTTGATGGGAAATTGCTTCCAAAGTTGGCTGTTTGCAGGTTTGTTACCTTCCGGCTCTGTCTTGGTAAATTGGCTATAA
- a CDS encoding phosphoglycerate/bisphosphoglycerate mutase family protein: MISLPLTTPILPSRCLLHKTRRQNSTRRRLLIRSSSSLQDQFTVETTKRVVLVRHGQSTWNEEGRIQGSSDFSVLTKKGESQAEISRQMLIDDSFDVCFTSPLKRSKKTAEIIWGSRESEMIFDYDLREIDLYSFQGLLKKEGKEKFGEAFKQWQEDPANFIIDGHYPVRELWSRARSCWPGILAHESKSVLVVAHNAVNQALLATAIGLGTEYFRSLLQSNCGVSVLDFIPRADGGSPHVCLNRLNQTPNSPLAGGSSGGRKASKQIILVCHGQGNNEDSAVINQAANNDQSQKTAELLLDLRVSSIVCSPKTASIESSGVISRVQEAAGCLGVDNVPHYVKTKQMNELDVESVLRKSNKDNDVIASQLDEEAFSALWNRSEKAWESLLDELSDEKSNPGEIMVVVGPAMTHISLIAQCLNLTKEALGLFHLDAGSISVIDFPDGPSSKGVIRCTNYTAHLGRWSIPITKPA; encoded by the exons atgatttctCTACCACTCACTACACCGATTTTACCCAGCCGGTGTCTTCTCCACAAAACCCGCCGGCAAAACTCGACTCGCCGCCGCTTATTGATTCGATCATCATCGAGCTTACAAGACCAATTCACCGTGGAGACGACGAAGCGAGTGGTTCTTGTGAGACATGGACAGAGCACGTGGAACGAAGAAGGGAGGATTCAAGGAAGCTCCGATTTCTCCGTTTTGACGAAGAAAGGCGAGTCTCAGGCTGAAATTTCTCGTCAGATGCTTATCGACGACTCCTTCGATGTCTGCTTCACCAG TCCATTGAAGAGATCAAAGAAAACAGCTGAAATCATATGGGGAAGTAGAGAAAGTGAGATGATTTTCGATTACGATCTCAGAGAAATCGATCTCTACTCTTTTCAA GGTCTACTTAAGaaagaagggaaagagaagTTTGGGGAAGCTTTTAAGCAATGGCAAGAAGATCCGGCGAACTTTATCATCGATGGTCATTATCCCGTAAGAGAGTTATGGTCACGTGCTAGAAGCTGTTGGCCTGGTATTCTTGCTCATGAGAGCAAGTCTGTTCTCGTTGTTGCTCATAATGCTGTTAATCAGGCTCTTCTGGCAACAGCAATTG GACTGGGAACAGAATATTTTAGGAGTTTGTTGCAGAGCAATTGTGGTGTAAGTGTATTGGACTTCATACCAAGAGCTGACGGTGGATCTCCTCACGTATGTCTTAATCGACTAAATCAG ACACCTAATTCGCCTCTAGCTGGTGGAAGTTCTGGTGGCCGGAAAGCTAGTAAGCAGATTATACTTGTCTGCCATGGTCAGGGGAATAATGAG GATTCTGCTGTTATTAACCAAGCAGCTAATAATGATCAG TCACAGAAAACCGCAGAGCTTCTACTTGATCTAAGGGTTAGTTCAATAGTTTGCAGCCCTAAAACAGCCTCCATTGAGTCTTCTGGAGTAATATCCCGG GTGCAAGAAGCTGCGGGTTGTTTAGGTGTAGATAATGTGCCTCACTACGTGAAAACGAAACAAATGAATGAGCTTGATGTTGAGAGTGTTCTTCGCAAATCCAATAAG GACAATGATGTGATTGCAAGTCAATTAGACGAAGAAGCGTTTTCAGCTCTGTGGAACAGATCCGAGAAAGCATGGGAATCACTCTTAGACGAACTATCGGATGAGAAGTCAAACCCTGGAGAAATCATGGTGGTGGTTGGTCCTGCAATGACTCACATTTCACTCATAGCACAATGCCTTAACCTCACTAAAGAAGCGCTCGGGTTGTTTCACCTAGACGCAGGTAGCATCAGTGTCATAGATTTCCCGGATGGTCCTAGTAGCAAAGGAGTAATCCGTTGCACAAACTACACCGCTCATCTTGGAAGATGGTCCATCCCTATCACAAAACCCGCCTGA
- a CDS encoding F-box/RNI-like/FBD-like domains-containing protein, translated as MEENIEKRICVEQLAIEDLISKLPEVLLSQILSYLPTKDIVRTSVLSKRWKSVWLLIPGLDLDSSEFPHYDTFVDFMNEFLFFSREENPCLHKLKLSIQKNENDPSCVTLWTDCVARGKLQHLDVEFGGRVMEREFWEMMPLSLYICKTLLHLRLYRVLLGNFDQSVDSLPSLKSMCLEENVYSNEASLESLISSCRVLEDLTIVKIDDNVRFLRVHSQSLTSLSVGYKSYYPGEIYYYYDRDRGNSGLVIDAPRLKYLTFNNDQSKSKTISNLGSLVKVTILGPIKISRVVGCTEQQMAHKFLTGISRVRYLIVSEDMMEVISSYLKEDSLPQFGNLSYLKASVWLSSFDFLDILPKLLESCPNLKSIVLETTCIVDRTKATVERRVSSVPECLLSSLEFVEIKNRISVDDGALEVARYFVENSVNLQKVVLRLASSFLRRGNQAVLKDILELPRRSSMCQIEVFNALNGHALCFRKNKITGRVFLDYFDVAESYYGAIVS; from the exons ATGGAGGAAAATATAGAGAAAAGAATATGCGTCGAACAGCTTGCAATAGAGGATCTGATAAGCAAATTACCGGAGGTTTTGCTATCTCAGATACTCTCGTATCTTCCGACAAAGGATATTGTCAGGACAAGTGTTTTGTCCAAGAGGTGGAAAAGTGTCTGGCTTTTGATTCCCGGGTTGGATTTGGACTCTAGTGAGTTCCCACATTACGATACCTTTGTGGATTTTATGAACGAATTCCTATTTTTCTCTAGGGAAGAGAATCCATGCTTGCACAAGCTCAAGCTAAGTATTCAGAAGAATGAGAATGATCCGTCTTGTGTCACGCTATGGACAGACTGTGTGGCTAGGGGTAAACTTCAGCATCTTGATGTTGAGTTTGGTGGTCGCGTAATGGAGCGTGAGTTTTGGGAAATGATGCCCCTAAGCCTCTATATCTGTAAGACGCTCCTTCACTTGAGACTCTATCGGGTATTGTTGGGTAACTTTGATCAGTCTGTTGATTCTTTACCTAGTCTCAAGAGCATGTGTTtagaagaaaatgtatattcTAATGAGGCGAGTCTGGAGTCGCTTATCTCGTCTTGCCGCGTTCTCGAAGATTTGACCATTGTTAAGATAGATGATAACGTAAGGTTTTTACGAGTGCATTCTCAATCATTAACCAGTCTAAGTGTAGGATATAAATCATATTATCCTGGTgagatatattattattatgatagaGATAGAGGGAACTCGGGACTTGTGATTGATGCCCCTAGACTCAAGTATTTGACTTTCAACAATGACCAATCGAAAAGTAAAACCATAAGCAATTTAGGTTCCTTAGTTAAGGTCACTATTCTTGGCCCCATAAAGATTTCAAGGGTAGTGGGCTGTACGGAGCAACAAATGGCCCATAAGTTTCTCACGGGCATCTCAAGAGTTAGGTATCTCATCGTCTCTGAAGATATGATGGAG GTCATCAGTTCCTACTTGAAAGAAGATTCATTGCCACAGTTTGGCAACTTGTCCTATTTGAAAGCAAGTGTTTGGTTATCATCCTTTGACTTCCTGGACATCCTGCCAAAGCTTCTTGAAAGCTGTCCGAATCTAAAATCCATCGTCTTG GAAACAACTTGTATAGTTGATCGTACGAAAGCTACGGTAGAAAGGAGAGTCTCGTCTGTGCCTGAGTGTTTGTTGTCATCGCTGGAGTTTGTAGAgataaaaaacagaatctcGGTAGATGATGGTGCATTGGAAGTTGCAAGGTACTTTGTAGAGAACTCTGTGAATCTACAGAAAGTTGTTCTGCGTTTGGCATCTTCCTTTCTAAGACGAGGAAATCAAGCTGTCTTGAAGGATATCCTTGAATTGCCGAGGCGATCTAGCATGTGTCAGATCGAAGTCTTTAATGCGCTAAACGGCCATGCTCTTTGTTTtcgcaaaaacaaaataaccgGCCGTGTTTTCTTAGACTATTTTGATGTTGCTGAATCCTATTATGGTGCCATTGTGAGTTAA